In the genome of Candidatus Nitrosotenuis sp. DW1, one region contains:
- a CDS encoding YkgJ family cysteine cluster protein yields MFQKEIEESLQLLEKNWQIDPVLKDFVLGKRTDVSDYPIKVKDVIFHIPYLSNEKKFILWKCFWPDCHNCCDRQGRLPLTSDDLVTIGKGLKYQKTSDFIKKETLIATWQEAGPTLTNTVMTSINLKRKLDETEADDGTHISCRFLNKEGGCSMHPDRPGVCYLYPFSTWLENDNGRARVHSTFQFTGDCPGFYLSETLDPMKEVLKEYSITIYDYNMKYTRTTREGFSLANFV; encoded by the coding sequence TTGTTTCAAAAAGAAATTGAAGAATCTCTGCAGCTTTTAGAAAAGAATTGGCAAATTGATCCTGTACTCAAGGACTTTGTGCTTGGAAAGCGCACGGATGTTTCTGATTACCCAATAAAAGTAAAGGATGTAATATTTCATATTCCGTATCTATCAAATGAAAAAAAATTCATTTTGTGGAAATGCTTTTGGCCTGACTGCCACAACTGCTGTGACCGACAGGGAAGACTGCCTCTTACATCAGATGACTTGGTTACTATTGGCAAGGGACTAAAGTACCAAAAAACATCTGACTTTATCAAAAAAGAAACACTGATCGCGACATGGCAGGAGGCGGGACCGACATTAACTAATACTGTAATGACGTCAATTAACCTAAAACGAAAATTAGATGAAACCGAAGCAGACGATGGAACTCATATCTCCTGCAGGTTTCTCAATAAGGAAGGTGGATGTTCCATGCATCCTGATAGGCCTGGTGTGTGCTATTTGTATCCGTTTTCAACGTGGCTTGAAAATGACAATGGAAGAGCACGCGTGCACTCGACGTTTCAGTTTACTGGTGATTGTCCAGGGTTTTATCTTTCTGAGACACTTGATCCGATGAAAGAAGTACTGAAAGAATACTCAATAACAATTTATGATTACAACATGAAATACACCCGTACCACCCGAGAGGGATTCAGTCTGGCTAACTTCGTCTAG
- a CDS encoding NAD(P)/FAD-dependent oxidoreductase yields the protein MKIAVCGIGVAGSYLLSRLKHDHEVVGFERMPEERHDSICAWGTCRPRMEELCAKSGVDFNKYVIHDGKNMYVEMNNNEKFNIGLHGLCTYDKIRLIKDFTKGCKVNYGTSPKLEDLEAEFDIIVDCTGFHRVYLPKLEKDFFLPTYEYKVEYEGKVPYDDFFIKPFANMTGYFWYFPLGDKLAHIGAGDYMKKHIEETDKFLKEYGGKVIKTVGRPIRLATPNLCKPFYKGKVVGVGESIGTVYPLLGEGIIPSMECADIFVRNLGNNEKYEKEVMEHFKIYGKVFNFVRSKLSKDFSLLKQLGDMLSIFRYMKKNEARFGMEIHMRDLMKVAKA from the coding sequence TTGAAAATCGCAGTGTGTGGAATCGGTGTTGCCGGGAGCTACCTACTTTCAAGACTAAAGCATGATCACGAGGTAGTTGGATTTGAGAGAATGCCGGAGGAAAGGCATGATTCCATTTGCGCTTGGGGCACATGCAGGCCGAGAATGGAAGAGCTGTGCGCAAAATCAGGAGTAGATTTTAACAAGTATGTTATTCATGACGGAAAAAACATGTATGTAGAGATGAACAACAATGAAAAATTCAACATTGGTTTGCACGGCCTTTGCACTTATGACAAAATTAGACTGATCAAGGATTTCACCAAAGGCTGTAAGGTCAATTACGGCACAAGTCCAAAGCTTGAGGACTTGGAAGCTGAATTTGACATCATAGTTGATTGCACCGGATTTCACAGGGTGTATCTACCAAAACTTGAAAAGGACTTTTTCTTACCAACGTACGAATACAAAGTTGAATATGAGGGCAAAGTCCCATATGACGACTTTTTCATAAAACCTTTTGCCAATATGACTGGTTACTTTTGGTATTTCCCGCTTGGCGATAAGCTTGCCCACATTGGTGCAGGAGATTACATGAAAAAACACATTGAGGAAACCGACAAATTCCTTAAAGAATACGGTGGTAAAGTTATCAAGACAGTTGGAAGGCCAATCAGGCTTGCTACCCCAAATCTATGCAAGCCATTTTACAAGGGCAAGGTAGTTGGAGTCGGTGAATCAATAGGGACGGTCTACCCTCTTCTAGGCGAGGGAATAATTCCAAGCATGGAATGCGCGGACATTTTTGTTAGGAATCTTGGGAACAACGAAAAATATGAAAAAGAGGTAATGGAGCATTTCAAGATTTACGGAAAGGTGTTTAATTTTGTACGAAGTAAGCTAAGTAAGGACTTTAGTTTACTGAAACAACTGGGAGACATGCTGTCTATTTTCAGATACATGAAAAAGAACGAAGCTCGTTTTGGAATGGAAATCCATATGCGAGATTTAATGAAAGTGGCAAAGGCCTAG
- a CDS encoding C2H2-type zinc finger protein gives MDFFHRKKKCDQCNEKFTTDDNLIYHARHVHHQTIVNCAECGKEFIHEKDRLHHARKEHDEKMKKRSNKESFPDKKTRSKIEWTSKLNTLATNSEYFLPIKR, from the coding sequence ATGGATTTTTTTCATAGAAAGAAAAAATGCGATCAATGTAATGAGAAATTTACGACAGATGATAATCTAATATATCATGCAAGACACGTTCATCATCAAACAATTGTAAATTGTGCTGAATGTGGGAAAGAATTCATTCACGAAAAAGACCGACTGCATCATGCAAGAAAGGAACATGATGAAAAGATGAAAAAAAGATCAAACAAAGAGTCGTTTCCTGACAAAAAGACTCGCTCCAAGATAGAGTGGACGAGCAAACTAAACACTTTAGCGACAAACTCTGAATATTTTTTACCCATTAAACGATAA
- the leuS gene encoding leucine--tRNA ligase: MAYPYPNSPQHIGHGRTYTLADVHARFLRMKGYNVLFPMGFHYTGTPILGMAKRVQDGDKELIQNFRELYHVPEDKIKEFVEPVKIADYFHEEIKSGMIEMGYSIDWRREFTTIDPAYQKFIEWQINTLRKKNLIIQGSHPVGWCPKDQNPVSQHDTLGDVEPDFTEYILIKFRHDDYIIPTATLRPETLFGVTNLWVNPDIVYKKIKVDGENWIVSTECAHKLEYLDKKVTYEGEIKGSELCGKKVQIPHRNDSAVMLPASFVESHTGTGIVMSVPAHAPFDYQALQDLKNSNKDTSLAEEIQKIEAISIIETDGYGNVPAKEVIDRLGIKGQNDPRLEEATKEIYGKEFYGGRLKQNTGQFAGKKVTDAKDVVKEWLIKEKFADILLELTNAPVRCRCGAECVVKILNNQWFLNYSDKAWKEKATKCLDEMSVLPQEIRPEFNYVIGWLRERACARQHGLGTKLPWDKDWIVESLSDSVIYMAYYIIVKFVNNNEIRPESLGHEFFDYVFLGQGSSDIASEKTKIPKEKVEHIRKEFSYFYPVDSRHSGRDLVPNHLTFFILNHVAIFPEENWPQEIVVNGSVLMDGKKMSKSMGNIIPLRKAIRDYGADPIRLAIIISAELLQDADFNLESVSGIKHKLESLLGECTKLKPEKPDELEPEDKWIKSKLQSAVSDLTSSIEKMRLREALHNILFSFESDLQWYMKRVNAKQRTNISGILHEINSIRVAMLSPFAPHIAEEMWERLGHSGMVSTSSWPQASEKIDGYAIQSEELLKSIIGDIANILKVTKIAPQKIIIYTADSLKAKAYHFILDKIMSGQTNMGIIMKDLIANKETEEIKKNPDFVQRTIKDILSEPTDLRKIKLEILDFDEKKLIASELSGLVKTDFGVDLQVFSESDPGKYDPKNKSKTARPFKPAILIE, translated from the coding sequence TCACCCCAGCACATAGGCCACGGAAGAACGTATACGCTTGCAGATGTTCATGCGAGGTTTTTGCGCATGAAAGGCTACAACGTGCTTTTCCCAATGGGATTCCATTATACTGGAACGCCCATCTTGGGAATGGCAAAAAGAGTTCAAGATGGGGATAAGGAGCTAATACAAAACTTTAGGGAACTGTATCATGTACCCGAAGACAAGATAAAAGAATTTGTAGAGCCGGTAAAAATTGCCGACTATTTCCACGAGGAGATAAAATCTGGAATGATCGAGATGGGATACTCTATTGACTGGAGACGTGAATTTACCACAATTGATCCGGCATATCAGAAATTTATCGAGTGGCAAATCAACACACTTAGAAAAAAGAACCTAATCATCCAGGGATCTCACCCTGTCGGATGGTGTCCAAAGGACCAAAATCCAGTATCACAACACGACACACTTGGAGACGTGGAGCCGGACTTTACAGAATACATTTTGATAAAATTCCGCCATGACGATTACATCATACCAACTGCAACGCTTAGACCGGAAACGCTCTTTGGTGTAACAAACCTCTGGGTGAATCCAGACATAGTTTACAAAAAGATCAAAGTCGATGGAGAAAACTGGATAGTCAGTACAGAGTGCGCCCACAAATTGGAATATTTGGACAAGAAGGTAACATATGAAGGAGAGATAAAAGGCTCCGAGCTTTGCGGAAAGAAGGTCCAGATTCCCCACAGAAATGATTCTGCAGTGATGCTACCAGCTAGTTTTGTTGAATCCCACACAGGAACTGGCATAGTGATGTCGGTTCCAGCCCATGCGCCATTTGACTATCAGGCATTGCAGGACTTGAAAAACTCCAATAAAGACACATCCCTTGCAGAAGAAATTCAAAAAATCGAGGCAATTTCAATCATAGAGACAGATGGATATGGAAACGTTCCAGCAAAGGAAGTAATTGATAGACTTGGGATAAAGGGCCAAAATGATCCCAGATTAGAAGAGGCAACCAAGGAAATCTACGGAAAAGAGTTCTACGGTGGAAGGCTAAAACAAAACACGGGACAGTTTGCAGGAAAAAAGGTGACAGACGCAAAAGATGTCGTAAAGGAATGGCTAATCAAGGAAAAATTTGCAGACATTTTACTCGAGCTGACAAACGCTCCTGTCAGATGCAGGTGCGGTGCAGAATGCGTTGTGAAAATTCTAAACAACCAGTGGTTTTTGAATTATTCAGATAAGGCGTGGAAGGAAAAGGCAACAAAATGCCTTGATGAAATGAGCGTTCTTCCCCAAGAAATAAGGCCTGAATTCAATTATGTGATCGGGTGGCTGCGGGAAAGGGCTTGTGCAAGACAGCATGGCCTTGGAACAAAACTTCCATGGGACAAGGACTGGATAGTAGAAAGTCTTTCGGATTCTGTCATCTACATGGCGTACTATATCATTGTAAAATTTGTCAACAACAATGAGATAAGACCAGAAAGTCTAGGGCATGAATTTTTCGATTACGTGTTTTTGGGACAGGGTAGTTCAGACATAGCATCAGAAAAGACAAAAATCCCAAAAGAAAAAGTAGAGCATATCAGAAAAGAGTTTTCGTATTTTTATCCAGTAGACTCAAGACATTCAGGACGCGATTTGGTGCCGAATCATTTGACATTTTTCATACTAAACCACGTAGCTATTTTCCCAGAAGAAAACTGGCCACAGGAAATTGTAGTAAACGGCTCGGTCCTAATGGATGGAAAAAAGATGTCAAAGTCCATGGGAAACATCATCCCGTTGCGAAAGGCTATTCGAGATTATGGTGCAGACCCAATCAGGCTGGCAATAATAATATCAGCAGAACTTCTCCAAGATGCGGACTTTAATTTAGAGTCAGTGTCAGGAATAAAGCACAAACTAGAGTCGTTGCTAGGAGAATGCACAAAGTTAAAACCAGAAAAACCGGATGAACTAGAACCAGAAGACAAGTGGATAAAAAGCAAACTGCAGAGCGCAGTATCAGACCTTACATCATCAATTGAAAAGATGAGATTGCGGGAAGCACTTCACAACATATTGTTCTCGTTTGAATCAGACTTACAATGGTACATGAAAAGGGTAAACGCAAAACAAAGAACGAACATTTCTGGAATCCTACACGAGATAAACTCCATCAGAGTAGCAATGTTGTCTCCATTTGCGCCGCACATTGCAGAGGAAATGTGGGAAAGACTTGGTCATTCAGGAATGGTCTCAACATCAAGCTGGCCTCAGGCATCAGAAAAAATTGACGGTTACGCAATACAGTCAGAGGAACTGCTAAAATCAATCATTGGCGATATTGCAAATATTCTCAAGGTAACGAAAATTGCGCCACAAAAGATCATCATCTACACGGCAGATTCGCTCAAGGCAAAGGCATACCATTTCATCTTGGATAAAATCATGAGCGGTCAGACCAACATGGGCATAATAATGAAGGATTTGATCGCAAATAAAGAAACAGAAGAGATAAAGAAAAACCCAGACTTTGTGCAGAGGACAATAAAAGATATTTTATCAGAACCAACGGATCTGAGAAAAATAAAACTAGAGATTTTGGATTTTGATGAAAAGAAATTGATTGCAAGCGAACTATCTGGATTGGTCAAGACAGACTTTGGTGTGGATCTACAAGTGTTTTCTGAATCAGATCCTGGAAAATACGATCCAAAGAACAAATCTAAAACTGCAAGGCCCTTCAAGCCAGCCATACTGATAGAATGA